In the Streptomyces sp. f51 genome, one interval contains:
- a CDS encoding isochorismatase family protein — translation MTRALIVIDVQESFRAHPLWETISDPKIAHQVDRLVGLARRAGDTVVWVLHSEPGSDGVFDPALGHVRLMDELTRQDGEPLIHKTSHNAFTTTNLQQLLTERGVRELTICGIRTEQCVETTTRLASDLGYQVTFVTDATATNPIPHRDAPEGRSVAELLADPRTLSAEDIIRRTEYALAGRFATIATVAELETSAASRA, via the coding sequence ATGACCCGAGCACTGATCGTCATCGACGTCCAGGAATCCTTTCGCGCCCACCCCCTGTGGGAGACCATCTCCGACCCGAAGATCGCCCACCAGGTGGACCGGCTCGTCGGGCTCGCCCGGCGGGCCGGGGACACGGTGGTGTGGGTCCTGCACTCCGAGCCCGGCAGCGACGGCGTCTTCGACCCCGCCCTCGGCCACGTCCGGCTCATGGACGAGCTCACGCGCCAGGACGGGGAACCGCTGATCCACAAGACCTCGCACAACGCCTTCACGACCACCAACCTCCAGCAGCTCCTCACCGAGCGCGGTGTCCGCGAACTCACCATCTGCGGGATCCGCACCGAGCAGTGCGTCGAGACCACCACCCGCCTCGCGAGCGACCTCGGCTACCAGGTCACCTTCGTCACCGACGCCACCGCAACCAACCCCATCCCGCACCGCGACGCCCCCGAGGGACGGAGCGTGGCGGAACTGCTGGCCGACCCCCGCACCCTGAGCGCCGAAGACATCATCAGGCGCACCGAGTACGCCCTGGCCGGACGCTTCGCCACCATCGCCACGGTCGCAGAGCTGGAGACCTCAGCCGCCTCTCGGGCATGA
- a CDS encoding carboxymuconolactone decarboxylase, giving the protein MTTASDTPVLDTIAAMTVDSVERCELPPDQLLLTRIAALAASDAPPISYLAHIDPAIKADLTMAQVQDVLVAIAPIVGTARVMTAAGNIATAFGIAIAVAEQELEAEG; this is encoded by the coding sequence ATGACCACAGCATCCGACACCCCTGTTCTCGACACCATCGCCGCCATGACCGTCGACTCAGTCGAGCGCTGCGAACTGCCCCCTGACCAGCTTCTCCTCACGCGCATCGCCGCGCTCGCGGCCTCCGACGCGCCCCCCATCTCCTACCTCGCGCACATCGACCCCGCCATCAAGGCCGATCTGACCATGGCTCAGGTCCAGGACGTCCTGGTGGCCATCGCCCCCATCGTCGGCACGGCCCGTGTCATGACGGCGGCCGGCAACATCGCCACGGCCTTCGGCATCGCGATCGCGGTGGCCGAGCAGGAGCTGGAGGCCGAGGGCTAG
- a CDS encoding excinuclease ABC subunit UvrA, protein MSKATRTDPRSSAPHGADSHDLIRVLGARENNLKDVSIDIPKRRLTVFTGVSGSGKSSLVFNTIAAESQRLINETYSSFVQGFMPTLSRPEVDVLEGLTTAIIVDQQRMGADPRSTVGTATDANAMLRILFSRLGKPHIGPPSAYAFNVPSVSASGAITVERGAKKAVKATFNRTGGMCVRCEGRGTVSDIDLTQLYDDSKSLNDGAITIPGYGSDGWNMRLYKESGFVDPDKPIRKYTKRELHDFLHHEPTRMKIAGINMTYEGLVPRIQKSMLSKDKEAMQPHIRAFVDRAVTFATCPECEGTRLSEGARASKIKRVSIADACAMQISDLAAWVRGLDEPSVAPLLDALRQTLDSFVEIGLGYLALDRPAGTLSGGEAQRVKMIRHLGSSLTDVTYVFDEPTAGLHPHDIQRMNDLLLRLRDKGNTVLVVEHKPETIVIADHVVDLGPGAGTGGGSVCFEGTVEELRKGDTVTGRHFDDRAKVKETPREPTGTLEIRGASANNLRDVDVDIPLGVLVVVTGVAGSGKSSLVHGSIPTDEGVVSVDQAPIRGSRRSNPATYTGLLDPIRKAFAKANDVKPALFSANSEGACPTCNGAGVIYTDLAMMAGVATTCEDCEGKRFDASVLEYHLGGRDISEVLAMSVDEAAEFFGEGEAHTPAAQRILARLADVGLGYLTLGQPLTTLSGGERQRLKLATHMADKGGVYVLDEPTTGLHLADVEQLLGLLDRLVDSGKSVIVVEHHQAVMAHADWIIDLGPGAGHDGGRLVFEGTPADLVAARSTLTGEHLATYVGA, encoded by the coding sequence ATGAGCAAGGCCACGAGGACGGACCCGCGGTCGTCCGCGCCGCACGGTGCCGACAGCCACGATCTGATCCGGGTGCTCGGCGCGCGCGAGAACAACCTCAAGGACGTCAGCATCGACATCCCGAAGCGCCGGCTGACGGTGTTCACCGGGGTGTCCGGCTCGGGCAAGAGCTCGCTGGTGTTCAACACGATCGCCGCCGAGTCGCAGCGGCTGATCAACGAGACCTACAGCAGCTTCGTGCAGGGGTTCATGCCCACGCTCTCGCGGCCCGAGGTCGACGTCCTGGAGGGACTGACCACCGCGATCATCGTCGACCAGCAGCGGATGGGCGCCGACCCCCGCTCCACCGTCGGCACCGCCACCGACGCCAACGCGATGCTGCGCATCCTGTTCAGCAGGCTCGGCAAGCCGCACATCGGGCCGCCCAGCGCGTACGCGTTCAACGTTCCCTCGGTCAGCGCGAGCGGCGCCATCACCGTGGAGCGCGGCGCCAAGAAGGCCGTGAAGGCGACCTTCAACCGCACCGGCGGCATGTGCGTGCGCTGCGAGGGCCGGGGCACCGTCTCCGACATCGACCTCACCCAGCTCTACGACGACTCCAAGTCGCTCAACGACGGCGCGATCACGATCCCCGGGTACGGCTCCGACGGCTGGAACATGCGGCTCTACAAGGAGTCGGGCTTCGTCGACCCGGACAAGCCGATCCGCAAGTACACCAAGCGGGAGCTGCACGACTTCCTCCACCACGAGCCGACCCGCATGAAGATCGCGGGCATCAACATGACGTACGAGGGGCTCGTCCCGCGGATCCAGAAGTCGATGCTCTCCAAGGACAAGGAGGCGATGCAGCCGCACATCCGCGCGTTCGTGGACCGCGCCGTCACCTTCGCCACCTGCCCCGAGTGCGAGGGCACCCGGCTCAGCGAGGGCGCCCGTGCGTCGAAGATCAAGCGCGTCAGCATCGCCGACGCCTGCGCCATGCAGATCAGCGACCTGGCCGCATGGGTCCGCGGCCTCGACGAGCCCTCGGTCGCGCCGCTGCTCGACGCGCTCCGCCAGACCCTCGACTCGTTCGTGGAGATCGGCCTCGGCTACCTCGCCCTGGACCGCCCCGCGGGCACGCTGTCCGGCGGCGAGGCACAGCGCGTCAAGATGATCCGCCACCTCGGCTCCTCGCTCACTGACGTCACGTACGTCTTCGACGAGCCCACGGCCGGTCTGCACCCGCACGACATCCAGCGGATGAACGACCTGCTGCTGCGGCTGCGGGACAAGGGCAACACGGTGCTGGTCGTGGAGCACAAGCCCGAGACCATCGTGATCGCCGACCATGTCGTCGACCTCGGCCCCGGCGCGGGTACGGGCGGCGGCTCCGTCTGCTTCGAGGGCACGGTCGAGGAACTGCGCAAGGGCGACACCGTCACCGGCCGCCACTTCGACGACCGGGCCAAGGTCAAGGAGACACCGCGCGAGCCCACCGGCACGCTGGAGATCCGCGGCGCGTCCGCGAACAACCTGCGGGACGTGGACGTCGACATCCCGCTCGGGGTGCTGGTCGTCGTCACCGGTGTCGCGGGCTCGGGGAAGAGCTCGCTGGTCCACGGGTCCATCCCCACCGACGAGGGCGTGGTGTCGGTCGACCAGGCCCCGATCCGCGGTTCGCGGCGCAGCAACCCGGCGACGTACACCGGTCTGCTCGACCCGATCCGCAAGGCCTTCGCGAAGGCCAACGACGTCAAGCCCGCGCTGTTCAGCGCCAACTCCGAGGGTGCCTGCCCCACCTGCAACGGCGCCGGCGTCATCTACACAGACCTCGCCATGATGGCCGGTGTCGCCACCACCTGTGAGGACTGCGAGGGCAAGCGGTTCGACGCCTCCGTCCTGGAGTACCACCTCGGCGGCCGTGACATCAGCGAGGTCCTCGCGATGTCGGTGGACGAGGCGGCGGAGTTCTTCGGCGAAGGCGAGGCGCACACGCCCGCCGCGCAGCGCATCCTCGCCCGCCTCGCCGACGTCGGACTCGGCTATCTCACCCTCGGGCAGCCGCTCACCACGCTGTCCGGCGGCGAGCGCCAGCGGCTCAAGCTCGCCACGCACATGGCGGACAAGGGCGGTGTGTACGTCCTCGACGAGCCGACCACCGGCCTGCACCTCGCCGACGTCGAGCAGTTGCTCGGACTCCTCGACCGGCTCGTCGACTCCGGCAAGTCCGTCATCGTCGTCGAGCACCACCAGGCGGTCATGGCCCACGCCGACTGGATCATCGACCTCGGCCCCGGAGCCGGCCACGACGGCGGCCGGCTCGTGTTCGAGGGCACCCCGGCGGACCTCGTCGCCGCCCGCTCCACCCTCACCGGCGAACACCTGGCGACGTACGTCGGCGCCTGA
- the nhaA gene encoding Na+/H+ antiporter NhaA — protein MPSDASPLSGRTQCGNRARSPLHAFLRTETGSAAVLLAAALLALAWANIGPGTYEKVWSTELSVRVGSGGVSMDLRAWVNSGLMTLFFFVVGLEARREFDLGELRERRRVTLPLLAGLCGMVVPVVVYLAITAGHGSAAHGWGAAMSTDTAFALGMLAVFGSRLPGSLRVFMLTIAVVDDFLALAVVVFAYSDTIALPALLTALGLFVVVLVLRRTIGARFPSLYGVLGVAIWVALLKSGVDPVVTGLAMGMLTYAYAADRGDLEHASRLFRRFREQPTPELERTVRRGLASTLSPNERLQQMFHPWTSYVIVPLFALANAGITLSAGQLAHAFTSPVTLGILFGYLLGKPVGVIGGTWLTTRAGRGRLHPPVGWGAITAGGTLAGVGFTVALLIASLAFDGDRLAQAKIGILTAVAGSFLLTWVVTLVLGALSGRSRALALLGTARAIVDLSEPVDVERDHVRGPLDAPVTLVEYGDFECPYCGLAESVVRELLADFGDVRYVWRHLPLTDVHPNAQLAAQAAEAAARQDRYWEMHDLLMGHQGDLGPKDLFRYAAALGLDSGRFREDLRGGAAAARIAMDVESADLSGVSGTPTFFVDGRRHYGAYDIASLTAAVRAARQRSTLTGAGQEP, from the coding sequence ATGCCTTCCGACGCCTCGCCCCTGTCCGGCAGGACCCAGTGCGGCAACCGTGCCCGCAGCCCGTTGCACGCGTTCCTGCGGACGGAGACGGGCAGCGCCGCCGTGCTGCTGGCCGCCGCGCTGCTGGCGCTGGCCTGGGCCAACATCGGTCCCGGCACGTACGAGAAGGTGTGGAGCACCGAGCTGTCGGTCCGTGTCGGGTCGGGCGGGGTGTCGATGGACCTGCGCGCGTGGGTGAACAGCGGACTGATGACGCTGTTCTTCTTCGTCGTCGGTCTTGAGGCGCGGCGCGAGTTCGACCTGGGCGAGCTGCGGGAGCGGCGCCGGGTCACTCTGCCGCTGCTGGCGGGGCTCTGCGGCATGGTCGTCCCCGTCGTCGTGTACCTGGCCATCACCGCGGGGCACGGCTCGGCGGCGCACGGCTGGGGTGCCGCCATGTCGACGGACACCGCCTTCGCCCTGGGCATGCTGGCCGTCTTCGGATCCCGGTTGCCCGGCAGCCTGCGGGTCTTCATGCTCACCATCGCCGTCGTCGACGACTTCCTGGCCCTGGCCGTCGTCGTCTTCGCCTACAGCGACACCATCGCGCTGCCCGCCCTGCTGACGGCGCTCGGTCTGTTCGTGGTCGTCCTGGTGCTGCGGCGCACGATCGGCGCGCGCTTTCCATCCTTGTACGGCGTGCTTGGCGTGGCGATCTGGGTGGCGCTCCTGAAGTCGGGTGTCGACCCCGTGGTGACGGGCCTGGCGATGGGCATGCTGACCTACGCGTACGCGGCCGACCGCGGCGATCTGGAGCACGCCAGCCGGCTCTTCCGGCGTTTTCGCGAGCAGCCGACGCCGGAGCTGGAGCGCACGGTACGGCGTGGTCTGGCCTCGACGCTCTCCCCGAACGAGCGGCTCCAGCAGATGTTCCATCCCTGGACCAGTTACGTGATCGTGCCGCTGTTCGCGCTGGCCAACGCCGGGATCACCCTGAGCGCGGGTCAGCTGGCGCACGCCTTCACCTCCCCCGTCACCCTCGGCATCCTCTTCGGCTATCTGCTCGGCAAGCCCGTCGGCGTCATCGGCGGCACCTGGCTGACCACGCGCGCCGGCCGGGGACGGCTGCACCCGCCGGTGGGCTGGGGCGCCATCACCGCGGGTGGCACGCTGGCCGGAGTGGGCTTCACGGTGGCTCTGCTGATCGCGTCGCTGGCCTTCGACGGTGACCGGCTGGCGCAGGCGAAGATCGGCATTCTGACGGCGGTCGCGGGCTCGTTCCTGCTCACCTGGGTCGTCACCCTGGTGCTCGGTGCCCTCTCCGGGCGCTCCCGGGCGCTGGCGCTCCTCGGCACCGCCCGGGCGATCGTCGATCTGAGCGAACCCGTCGACGTGGAACGCGACCATGTGCGCGGGCCGCTGGACGCCCCGGTGACCCTCGTCGAGTACGGGGACTTCGAGTGTCCGTACTGCGGTCTGGCCGAGTCCGTGGTCCGTGAACTGCTCGCCGACTTCGGTGACGTCCGCTATGTGTGGCGCCATCTGCCGCTCACCGATGTGCACCCCAACGCCCAGCTCGCCGCGCAGGCCGCCGAGGCCGCGGCACGGCAGGACCGTTACTGGGAGATGCACGACCTGCTCATGGGGCACCAGGGCGATCTTGGGCCCAAGGACCTGTTCCGGTACGCGGCCGCGCTGGGCCTTGACAGCGGCCGTTTCCGCGAGGATCTGCGGGGCGGGGCGGCAGCGGCCCGGATCGCGATGGACGTCGAGTCGGCCGACCTCAGCGGTGTGTCGGGCACGCCGACGTTCTTCGTCGACGGCCGCCGTCACTACGGCGCCTACGACATCGCCTCCCTGACCGCGGCCGTGCGGGCCGCGCGCCAGCGGTCGACGCTCACGGGGGCGGGACAGGAGCCCTGA
- a CDS encoding metalloregulator ArsR/SmtB family transcription factor translates to MTGDRYEEVDGVLAALADPTRRRLLDLLAAGGEVTATRLAEELPVSRQAVVKHLAVLDAAGLVTGKRVGREVRYAVRPAALNATARWMSALAADWDRRLAHIKHIAEATERASRE, encoded by the coding sequence GTGACCGGGGACCGGTACGAGGAGGTCGACGGCGTCCTCGCCGCGCTGGCCGACCCGACGAGGCGTCGGCTGCTCGACCTGCTGGCGGCCGGGGGCGAGGTCACGGCCACGCGACTGGCCGAGGAACTGCCCGTGTCACGGCAGGCGGTGGTCAAACACCTCGCCGTGCTGGACGCCGCCGGACTCGTCACCGGGAAGCGCGTGGGGCGCGAGGTGCGGTACGCCGTACGCCCGGCCGCCCTGAACGCCACCGCCCGCTGGATGTCCGCCCTCGCCGCCGACTGGGACCGACGCCTGGCCCACATCAAGCACATCGCCGAGGCGACCGAACGGGCGTCACGCGAGTGA
- a CDS encoding DJ-1/PfpI family protein, giving the protein MSHIVFLLVPGVHLLDLAGPAQVFSTATDFGHPYTLDYVAERPRITTAQGLPLLAGTDWPDLGPEDLIVVPGWRAPTLADGPPVGEESLRVLREHHARGGTVASVCAGADALGRAGLLDGRRCTTHHDVQDELARRHPKATVIRDVLYTEDDRVVTSAGIASGIDLALHLIATRHGPAVAAQVARDMVVYARRNGHEPQASAMLRHRSHLDDTVHRAQDLLDARFDRPLPLPELATAVGVSERTLTRLFARATGGLTPLRYQQSLRLERAEHLISHGVTVDAAARAVGFEDARMLRRLRARAA; this is encoded by the coding sequence GTGAGCCACATCGTCTTCCTCCTGGTGCCCGGAGTCCATCTGCTGGACCTGGCAGGACCCGCGCAGGTCTTCTCCACGGCCACAGACTTCGGGCACCCCTACACCCTCGACTACGTCGCCGAGCGGCCCCGGATCACGACCGCCCAGGGACTGCCCCTGCTGGCCGGGACCGACTGGCCCGACCTCGGCCCCGAGGACCTGATCGTCGTACCCGGCTGGCGCGCGCCCACCCTCGCCGACGGGCCTCCCGTCGGCGAGGAGAGCCTGCGGGTCCTCCGCGAGCACCACGCCCGCGGCGGCACCGTCGCCAGCGTCTGCGCGGGAGCCGACGCGCTCGGCCGGGCCGGGCTGCTCGACGGCCGCCGGTGCACCACCCACCACGACGTCCAGGACGAACTCGCCCGCCGCCATCCGAAGGCGACCGTGATCCGCGACGTCCTGTACACCGAGGACGACCGGGTGGTCACCTCGGCGGGCATCGCCAGCGGGATCGATCTGGCCCTGCACCTGATCGCCACCCGGCACGGCCCGGCGGTGGCCGCGCAGGTCGCCCGGGACATGGTGGTCTACGCACGGCGCAACGGCCACGAACCCCAGGCCAGCGCGATGCTCCGGCACCGGTCCCACCTGGACGACACCGTGCACCGCGCCCAGGACCTGCTCGACGCCCGCTTCGACCGCCCGCTGCCCCTGCCGGAACTGGCCACGGCCGTGGGCGTGAGCGAACGCACCCTCACCCGCCTCTTCGCCCGCGCCACCGGCGGCCTCACACCGCTGCGCTACCAGCAGTCCCTGCGTCTGGAGCGGGCCGAGCACCTCATCAGCCACGGTGTCACCGTCGACGCCGCCGCCCGCGCGGTGGGCTTCGAGGACGCCCGTATGCTGCGCCGCCTGCGAGCGCGCGCCGCCTGA
- a CDS encoding SRPBCC domain-containing protein, producing MSEDRIERETLIEAPPEKVWPLVAVPGFWVADEADPRTEAGREGESTVVKNPRYGEFPVRVEKVEPPTYVAYRWASAFPGAELSDGNSTLVEFTLIPEGAGTRLRVVESGFAALTGSEELRRKAHEDNSDGWPQVLDAFRKRAAQPSV from the coding sequence ATGTCCGAGGACCGGATCGAACGCGAGACCCTGATCGAAGCGCCGCCGGAGAAGGTCTGGCCGCTCGTGGCCGTGCCCGGGTTCTGGGTCGCCGACGAGGCCGACCCGCGCACCGAGGCGGGCAGGGAGGGGGAGTCGACCGTGGTGAAGAACCCCCGGTACGGCGAGTTCCCCGTGCGGGTGGAGAAGGTCGAGCCGCCCACCTACGTCGCCTACCGCTGGGCCAGCGCGTTCCCCGGAGCCGAGTTGAGCGACGGCAACAGCACGCTGGTCGAGTTCACCCTGATCCCGGAGGGCGCGGGCACCAGGCTCCGGGTCGTCGAGAGCGGTTTCGCGGCCCTGACCGGGTCGGAGGAGCTGCGGCGCAAGGCCCACGAGGACAACAGCGACGGCTGGCCCCAGGTCCTGGACGCGTTCAGGAAGCGCGCGGCCCAGCCGTCGGTGTGA
- a CDS encoding phospholipase, whose translation MHRRLATGLAASAMALVAVTATATAADAAPADKPQVLSNWTQTSASSYNTWVAARANQAAWSAYAFDWSTDYCSDSPDNPFGFPFATSCARHDFGYRNYKAAGTFSANKPRLDSMLYADLERVCANYSGVTKGTCDSTAWTYYQAVKALG comes from the coding sequence ATGCACCGAAGACTCGCCACCGGCCTCGCCGCCTCGGCCATGGCCCTCGTCGCCGTCACGGCGACCGCTACAGCCGCTGACGCCGCCCCGGCCGACAAGCCCCAAGTCCTGTCCAACTGGACGCAGACCAGCGCGTCGAGCTACAACACCTGGGTGGCCGCCCGCGCCAACCAGGCCGCCTGGTCAGCGTATGCGTTCGACTGGTCCACCGACTACTGCTCCGACTCGCCGGACAACCCGTTCGGCTTCCCCTTCGCCACCTCGTGCGCCCGGCACGACTTCGGCTATCGCAACTACAAGGCCGCCGGCACCTTCAGCGCCAACAAGCCGCGCCTCGACAGCATGCTGTACGCCGACCTCGAGCGGGTCTGCGCCAACTACAGCGGCGTCACGAAGGGAACATGCGACAGCACCGCGTGGACCTACTACCAGGCGGTCAAGGCACTCGGCTGA
- a CDS encoding potassium channel family protein: protein MGRSFWRNHREAIRSTLRSLLTSAVLVTLYYLLPLDKAFTPTTVVALVGGIAAVALLLAWQIREITRAARPELRAMEALATSAPLYMLLFATVYYVMERSAPGSFSETLTRTDALYFTVTVFSTVGFGDITARSETARALVTGQMAVNVLLIGVAARLLVSAVQQGRQQQGAVEPGARGDGLPFEK, encoded by the coding sequence GTGGGCAGGAGTTTCTGGAGGAACCATCGCGAGGCGATCCGCTCGACCCTGCGATCGCTGCTGACCTCGGCCGTCCTCGTGACCCTCTATTACCTGCTCCCGCTCGACAAGGCATTCACCCCGACCACCGTCGTCGCCCTCGTCGGCGGCATCGCGGCGGTGGCCCTGCTGCTGGCCTGGCAGATCAGGGAGATCACCCGGGCGGCGCGGCCCGAACTGCGCGCCATGGAGGCGCTGGCGACGAGCGCGCCGCTCTACATGCTCCTGTTCGCGACGGTGTACTACGTGATGGAGCGCAGTGCGCCGGGCAGCTTCAGCGAGACACTGACACGCACCGACGCCCTGTACTTCACCGTGACGGTCTTCAGCACGGTCGGATTCGGGGACATCACCGCGCGCAGCGAGACGGCCCGGGCGCTGGTCACGGGGCAGATGGCGGTGAACGTCCTGCTGATCGGTGTGGCCGCCCGGCTCCTCGTGTCGGCGGTCCAGCAGGGCAGACAGCAGCAGGGCGCGGTGGAGCCCGGCGCGCGGGGCGACGGGCTCCCGTTCGAGAAATGA